The DNA segment TCTTCGACCACAGCGATAATCCGGCGAGCGGCACGCTGAGTTATCCGGCGGCCGACCTCGATCCGTCCCACGTAAAAATAAGCGTGCGTGAGCGCGAGGCCGATACGCGTACAATGCCCGCGGGCCTTGCGGTCACCTTCGAGAGCCCGACCAAAATCTCGGTCAAGCGGCCGGATGGTTTTGACGCCGGCGCGATCTACGAATTCATCTACACCGCCAAAGACCCGAAGGTGATGGGCCTCGGCTTTGCGGCCACGCGCGACGTCGTCTCGTTCCTTCGCAACGAAGCCGCCGACGCGTCGGGCACCGCCAATCCCGTCGCTGGCCGCATTGACCGCGCGATCGGCTTTGGCCTCTCTCAGAGTGGCCGTTACCTGCACGACTATCTCTATCTCGGCTTCAATGCCGACGAGGCCGGCCGCACCGTATTCGAAGGGCTGATGCCGCATATTTCGGGCGGCAAGAAGACCTTCACCAATTATCGCTTCAGCCAACCCGGCCGCTCGCCTTACGAGCATGCCGACATGCTCTACCCGGGCGCGGACTTTCCGTTCACCTACCCCGTGCTGACGGACAACGTCACCGGAAAGAGCGACGGCTTTCTCGCCCGCTGTCTTGCCGCAGGCAACTGTCCGAAGATCATCAAGACCGACAGCGAACTTGAATTCTACCAGCAGCGTGCATCGCTCGTGACAACGGATACCAGGGGCGATCCCATCACCATGCCTGACAACATCCGGCTGTTCCTGCTGTCGAACCTGCAACACTATTCGCTCGCACAGGACAAATCGCAGATGGTCAAGGTTTGCGCCAACCCGACCAATCCGCTCAACGCCGGCCCGCCGGTGCGCGCGTTGCTGATTGCCATGGGCGAGTGGATCAACAAGGGCACGTTGCCGCCGGACAGCCGTTATCCGAGCCGGGCCAATGAGACGCTGGTGCCGCCTTCGGCCGACAAGGTCGGCTTTCCGCAAATCCCTGGCTTCAGCTATCCGAGCCGGATCGCGCAACCGACCTTGCTCAAGTCCGAGGACATGCCGCCGTCGAAGGGCGCGGCCTATCCGGTGTTCGTTCCCAAGACCGACGCCGACGGGCGCGACATCGCCGGCGTTCACTTGCCGACACTGGAGGCGCCCGCCGCAACCCACACCGGATGGAATTTGCGCAAAGCTGGCTTCGGCGAAGGCGAGCTGTGCGACAACAATGGCACCATGATTCCGTTCGCGGCAACGAAAGAAGAGCGGCTGAAAAACAACGACCCGCGCCTGTCGATGGCGGAGCGTTATCCGGGCGAAGGCGACCGGGCAGCGGCTATTGCGAAAGCCACGCAGCAACTGGTGCGCGACCGGCTTGTGCTGGAAGAAGATGCCGGACTGTTTATCGCCAGATCCAATTAGCTCCTTCACAAGCGCGACACCGACGGGTTAGGAACGTCCCCGGTCAAAAGACCGAGTAAGAGTGGGAGGAATTTCATGGCGACCGCGGAAGCGACGCAGACGATCGAGCGCCGGACCATCGCAAAAGTTTCCTGGCGGCTGTTGCCTCTGGTCGCCGTCGCCTACTGCATCGCCTATATCGATCGCAGCAACATTTCCGTTGCGGCACTCACCATGAACAAGGATCTCGGTTTCAGCGCCTATCTTTACGGCTGGGGCGCCGGAATCTTTTTCTTCGGCTACTTCCTGTTCGAAGTCCCAAGCAATCTCATCCTCGAAAAAATCGGCGCACGCATCTGGATCGCGCGGATCATGATCACCTGGGGCATCATCTCCGGCCTCACCGCTTTGGTGACGGGACCAACCAGCTTTCTGATCATCCGATTTTTGCTGGGAGCGGCGGAGGCCGGATTCTTTCCGGGCATGATCCTCTATCTCACCTACTGGTTTCCGGCGCAGTACCGTGGCCGGGTCATCTCGACGCTGTTCATCGCGCAGCCGGTCGCCAACGCGATTGCTTCGAGCGGGTCCGCCGCCATCCTCGGAATGGACGGCGTGCTCGGCCTCAGAGGCTGGCAGTGGATTTTTATCATCGAGGCCATCCCGGCCGTCGTGCTCGGCCTTTTCATCCTGCGCATCATGACGGATCGGCCGGCACGCGCCGCCTGGCTTGCCGATGATGAGAGAAATTGGCTGCAAACGCGGCTCGACAACGAAACCCGCGCGATCGAACGCGACGGCCATATGACGTGGACAAAGGCCTTGAGCGATCCGCGTGTCCTGGCGCTGTCGGTGATCTATCTCGGCAGCGTCACCGCAAACTACGGCATCGTTTTCTTCATGCCGCAAATCGTCAAGGGACTGGGTCTCTCCGATATGATGACGGGCTTCGTTTCGTCCGGACCCTACATCGTCGGCACGATCGGCCTGCTCGCCTGGGGCTGGTCGTCCGACCGCAACAAGGAGCGTCGCTGGCACTTGATCACGGCCTCGACGCTCGGCGCGGCGGGCCTCGCTTTTGCGGCGTGGTCTGGCGCGTCCTACTGGGCGCTGCTCGGCATGTCGATGGCCACCGCCGGAATCTACGGCTCGCGCGCGGCCTTCTGGCCGATGCCTTCGCTCTTTCTCACAGGAACCGCGGCAGCGGGCGCGATCGCCATGATCAATGCCATCGGCAATCTCGGCGGTTATATCGGCCCCTTTGTGGTTGGATGGATCAAGGATTCCACGCAAAGCTTCCAGGCCGGACTCTATTTCCTCGCCGCATGTTCGCTGATGGCGGCCGTCGTCACCTTCTTTGCCGCACGCGCAGCAGGCGCACCTGCTGCCGTGCCGAGCCCAAGCGCCGCCGAATAGTTCTACAAGAAGCCTAACAATAAGGGAGACGAACTTATGCTCAATCGACGAGACCTTCTGCTTGCATCCGTTGCCGCCGGCGTCGCGATGCAAAACCGGGGCGCGTTCGCCAAG comes from the Bradyrhizobium erythrophlei genome and includes:
- a CDS encoding alpha/beta hydrolase domain-containing protein; protein product: MGQLRRAIVLIAAAIIFLSPSAAKVVKFEILKVESPAFEGRTFGAVGTYDRILARATIAVTPDDIHNKVIVDIERAPRNAQGQVEAMTDVEILRPTVAANGNRTLFYEVLNRGSKLGFALFNDVPAVTNDLVKATDAGNGFLMNRGFTVVWSGWQGDIVPGGGRMTFLPPTVAGVTGLAREDFIFDHSDNPASGTLSYPAADLDPSHVKISVREREADTRTMPAGLAVTFESPTKISVKRPDGFDAGAIYEFIYTAKDPKVMGLGFAATRDVVSFLRNEAADASGTANPVAGRIDRAIGFGLSQSGRYLHDYLYLGFNADEAGRTVFEGLMPHISGGKKTFTNYRFSQPGRSPYEHADMLYPGADFPFTYPVLTDNVTGKSDGFLARCLAAGNCPKIIKTDSELEFYQQRASLVTTDTRGDPITMPDNIRLFLLSNLQHYSLAQDKSQMVKVCANPTNPLNAGPPVRALLIAMGEWINKGTLPPDSRYPSRANETLVPPSADKVGFPQIPGFSYPSRIAQPTLLKSEDMPPSKGAAYPVFVPKTDADGRDIAGVHLPTLEAPAATHTGWNLRKAGFGEGELCDNNGTMIPFAATKEERLKNNDPRLSMAERYPGEGDRAAAIAKATQQLVRDRLVLEEDAGLFIARSN
- a CDS encoding MFS transporter is translated as MATAEATQTIERRTIAKVSWRLLPLVAVAYCIAYIDRSNISVAALTMNKDLGFSAYLYGWGAGIFFFGYFLFEVPSNLILEKIGARIWIARIMITWGIISGLTALVTGPTSFLIIRFLLGAAEAGFFPGMILYLTYWFPAQYRGRVISTLFIAQPVANAIASSGSAAILGMDGVLGLRGWQWIFIIEAIPAVVLGLFILRIMTDRPARAAWLADDERNWLQTRLDNETRAIERDGHMTWTKALSDPRVLALSVIYLGSVTANYGIVFFMPQIVKGLGLSDMMTGFVSSGPYIVGTIGLLAWGWSSDRNKERRWHLITASTLGAAGLAFAAWSGASYWALLGMSMATAGIYGSRAAFWPMPSLFLTGTAAAGAIAMINAIGNLGGYIGPFVVGWIKDSTQSFQAGLYFLAACSLMAAVVTFFAARAAGAPAAVPSPSAAE